One region of Carya illinoinensis cultivar Pawnee chromosome 8, C.illinoinensisPawnee_v1, whole genome shotgun sequence genomic DNA includes:
- the LOC122318375 gene encoding CBL-interacting serine/threonine-protein kinase 21-like isoform X3, whose translation MAFPANSIGKYKIGRTIGEGSFAKVKLAVDSTNGQYVAIKTIDKHKVMESDLKYQVKREIRTMKLLHHPNIVRIHEVLGTKTKIYIVMEYVPGGQLTDKMSYAKKLEEREARRLFQQLIDAVDYCHNNGVYHRDLKPENLLLDQKGNLKVSDFGLSALQKPGCTLTTACGSPSYVAPELLTNKGYDGAAADVWSCGVILFELLAGHLPFDDSNLINLYKKICRAEYTCPEWFTEDQKKLLSRILDTNPESILSKTNGFKKIMCQLVDMKAMK comes from the exons ATGGCATTTCCTGCCAATAGCATAGGGAAGTACAAGATTGGCCGGACAATTGGAGAAGGTAGTTTCGCCAAGGTTAAGCTAGCCGTTGACAGCACCAACGGCCAATATGTTGCAATCAAGACCATCGATAAGCACAAGGTCATGGAAAGCGATCTCAAGTACCAG gtaaaaagagaaataagaaCAATGAAGCTACTGCATCACCCAAACATCGTACGGATACATGAG GTTCTCGGCACAAAGACGAAGATTTACATAGTCATGGAATACGTACCAGGAGGACAACTCACAGACAAAATG TCTTATGCCAAGAAGCTAGAGGAACGCGAAGCAAGAAGGCTTTTCCAGCAGTTGATTGATGCAGTCGACTATTGCCATAACAATGGGGTATATCACCGAGATCTGAAG CCAGAGAACCTGCTTCTGGATCAGAAGGGAAATCTCAAAGTATCTGATTTTGGACTAAGTGCACTGCAGAAG CCCGGTTGCACTCTAACCACCGCTTGTGGCTCCCCAAGCTATGTGGCACCTGAG CTGCTTACGAATAAGGGTTATGATGGAGCAGCTGCCGATGTTTGGTCTTGTGGAGTGATCCTATTTGAGTTACTTGCCGGTCATCTACCCTTTGATGACAGCAACCTGATAAACTTGTACAAGAAG ATATGCAGAGCAGAATACACATGTCCAGAATGGTTTACTGAAGACCAAAAGAAACTACTCTCCAGAATACTTGATACAAATCCTGAAAGT ATATTGTCGAAGACAAATGGTTTCAAAAAGATTATGTGCCAGCTTGTGGATATGAAGGCGATGAAATAA
- the LOC122318375 gene encoding CBL-interacting serine/threonine-protein kinase 21-like isoform X1: MAFPANSIGKYKIGRTIGEGSFAKVKLAVDSTNGQYVAIKTIDKHKVMESDLKYQVKREIRTMKLLHHPNIVRIHEVLGTKTKIYIVMEYVPGGQLTDKMSYAKKLEEREARRLFQQLIDAVDYCHNNGVYHRDLKPENLLLDQKGNLKVSDFGLSALQKPGCTLTTACGSPSYVAPELLTNKGYDGAAADVWSCGVILFELLAGHLPFDDSNLINLYKKICRAEYTCPEWFTEDQKKLLSRILDTNPESRMTIPDIVEDKWFQKDYVPACGYEGDEIIHLEDVNAAFDSIEQEIASEANNPNSSSFINAFKLIAMSHDLDLSGLFEEKSKYKQTTMFGSKNTINETVKKIEAAATDVSLSVERTKHHKIRMHPKQKMTRCSRSYLDISAEVIEVAPTDCVIEVSKSSGDLQVYEEFCKTLSSLLTQKSGVPSQMEDPEEVVVDSKYIEESECSEGKNYTENKDPRGYSST, encoded by the exons ATGGCATTTCCTGCCAATAGCATAGGGAAGTACAAGATTGGCCGGACAATTGGAGAAGGTAGTTTCGCCAAGGTTAAGCTAGCCGTTGACAGCACCAACGGCCAATATGTTGCAATCAAGACCATCGATAAGCACAAGGTCATGGAAAGCGATCTCAAGTACCAG gtaaaaagagaaataagaaCAATGAAGCTACTGCATCACCCAAACATCGTACGGATACATGAG GTTCTCGGCACAAAGACGAAGATTTACATAGTCATGGAATACGTACCAGGAGGACAACTCACAGACAAAATG TCTTATGCCAAGAAGCTAGAGGAACGCGAAGCAAGAAGGCTTTTCCAGCAGTTGATTGATGCAGTCGACTATTGCCATAACAATGGGGTATATCACCGAGATCTGAAG CCAGAGAACCTGCTTCTGGATCAGAAGGGAAATCTCAAAGTATCTGATTTTGGACTAAGTGCACTGCAGAAG CCCGGTTGCACTCTAACCACCGCTTGTGGCTCCCCAAGCTATGTGGCACCTGAG CTGCTTACGAATAAGGGTTATGATGGAGCAGCTGCCGATGTTTGGTCTTGTGGAGTGATCCTATTTGAGTTACTTGCCGGTCATCTACCCTTTGATGACAGCAACCTGATAAACTTGTACAAGAAG ATATGCAGAGCAGAATACACATGTCCAGAATGGTTTACTGAAGACCAAAAGAAACTACTCTCCAGAATACTTGATACAAATCCTGAAAGT CGAATGACCATACCAGATATTGTCGAAGACAAATGGTTTCAAAAAGATTATGTGCCAGCTTGTGGATATGAAGGCGATGAAATAATTCACTTGGAGGATGTTAATGCTGCTTTTGATTCGATTGAG CAGGAGATTGCCTCAGAGGCAAACAATCCCAACTCCTCAAGTTTCATAAATGCCTTCAAGTTAATTGCCATGTCACATGATCTCGATTTATCGGGTCTGTTTGAAGAGAAG AGTAAATATAAGCAGACAACAATGTTTGGATCCAAGAATACAATAAATGAAACCGTGAAGAAAATTGAAGCTGCAGCAACAGATGTGAGTTTGTCAGTAGAAAGAACAAAACATCATAAG ATAAGGATGCATCCAAAACAAAAGATGACTAGATGTTCTAGATCATATCTCGACATATCAGCAGAG GTGATTGAGGTTGCACCGACTGATTGTGTGATAGAAGTATCAAAATCTTCAGGGGACCTGCAAGTTTATGAAGAG TTCTGCAAAACTTTATCAAGTCTGCTAACACAGAAATCAGGGGTTCCATCACAAATGGAGGATCCAGAGGAAGTTGTAGTTGATAGCAAATATATCGAAGAGAGTGAATG CTCTGAGGGCAAAAATTATACAGAAAATAAAGATCCACGTGGCTATTCATCCACTTGA
- the LOC122318375 gene encoding CBL-interacting serine/threonine-protein kinase 21-like isoform X2 has product MAFPANSIGKYKIGRTIGEGSFAKVKLAVDSTNGQYVAIKTIDKHKVMESDLKYQVKREIRTMKLLHHPNIVRIHEVLGTKTKIYIVMEYVPGGQLTDKMSYAKKLEEREARRLFQQLIDAVDYCHNNGVYHRDLKPENLLLDQKGNLKVSDFGLSALQKPGCTLTTACGSPSYVAPELLTNKGYDGAAADVWSCGVILFELLAGHLPFDDSNLINLYKKICRAEYTCPEWFTEDQKKLLSRILDTNPESRMTIPDIVEDKWFQKDYVPACGYEGDEIIHLEDVNAAFDSIEEIASEANNPNSSSFINAFKLIAMSHDLDLSGLFEEKSKYKQTTMFGSKNTINETVKKIEAAATDVSLSVERTKHHKIRMHPKQKMTRCSRSYLDISAEVIEVAPTDCVIEVSKSSGDLQVYEEFCKTLSSLLTQKSGVPSQMEDPEEVVVDSKYIEESECSEGKNYTENKDPRGYSST; this is encoded by the exons ATGGCATTTCCTGCCAATAGCATAGGGAAGTACAAGATTGGCCGGACAATTGGAGAAGGTAGTTTCGCCAAGGTTAAGCTAGCCGTTGACAGCACCAACGGCCAATATGTTGCAATCAAGACCATCGATAAGCACAAGGTCATGGAAAGCGATCTCAAGTACCAG gtaaaaagagaaataagaaCAATGAAGCTACTGCATCACCCAAACATCGTACGGATACATGAG GTTCTCGGCACAAAGACGAAGATTTACATAGTCATGGAATACGTACCAGGAGGACAACTCACAGACAAAATG TCTTATGCCAAGAAGCTAGAGGAACGCGAAGCAAGAAGGCTTTTCCAGCAGTTGATTGATGCAGTCGACTATTGCCATAACAATGGGGTATATCACCGAGATCTGAAG CCAGAGAACCTGCTTCTGGATCAGAAGGGAAATCTCAAAGTATCTGATTTTGGACTAAGTGCACTGCAGAAG CCCGGTTGCACTCTAACCACCGCTTGTGGCTCCCCAAGCTATGTGGCACCTGAG CTGCTTACGAATAAGGGTTATGATGGAGCAGCTGCCGATGTTTGGTCTTGTGGAGTGATCCTATTTGAGTTACTTGCCGGTCATCTACCCTTTGATGACAGCAACCTGATAAACTTGTACAAGAAG ATATGCAGAGCAGAATACACATGTCCAGAATGGTTTACTGAAGACCAAAAGAAACTACTCTCCAGAATACTTGATACAAATCCTGAAAGT CGAATGACCATACCAGATATTGTCGAAGACAAATGGTTTCAAAAAGATTATGTGCCAGCTTGTGGATATGAAGGCGATGAAATAATTCACTTGGAGGATGTTAATGCTGCTTTTGATTCGATTGAG GAGATTGCCTCAGAGGCAAACAATCCCAACTCCTCAAGTTTCATAAATGCCTTCAAGTTAATTGCCATGTCACATGATCTCGATTTATCGGGTCTGTTTGAAGAGAAG AGTAAATATAAGCAGACAACAATGTTTGGATCCAAGAATACAATAAATGAAACCGTGAAGAAAATTGAAGCTGCAGCAACAGATGTGAGTTTGTCAGTAGAAAGAACAAAACATCATAAG ATAAGGATGCATCCAAAACAAAAGATGACTAGATGTTCTAGATCATATCTCGACATATCAGCAGAG GTGATTGAGGTTGCACCGACTGATTGTGTGATAGAAGTATCAAAATCTTCAGGGGACCTGCAAGTTTATGAAGAG TTCTGCAAAACTTTATCAAGTCTGCTAACACAGAAATCAGGGGTTCCATCACAAATGGAGGATCCAGAGGAAGTTGTAGTTGATAGCAAATATATCGAAGAGAGTGAATG CTCTGAGGGCAAAAATTATACAGAAAATAAAGATCCACGTGGCTATTCATCCACTTGA